The Ferrovibrio sp. MS7 sequence GCGTATTGCGCAAGCCGAGGCCGATCTGGCCCGACTGCTGCCGGCCGCCGACATTGTCGACCGCCACCTGCTGGACATCGGTTCGGGCTCCGGGCTTTCGGCGCTGGCGGCGCTGCGTCTCGGTGCCGCTGCCGTGACGGCAGTGGACCTGGATCCGGACTCGGTGGCGACCAGCGAGGCGACCTTGCGCCGATTTGCGCCGGATGCCCGCTGGGCGTGCCGCAAGGTCAGCGTTTTTGATCTCGATGCAGCGAAGGACGGCTATTTCGATATCGTGCATTCCTGGGGCGTGCTGCACCATACCGGCGCCATGTGGCCGGCAATCGAGCGCGCCGCCTCGTTGGTGGCACCGGGCGGCCTGCTGATTCTGGCGCTCTACCGCAAAACGCCGGTCTGCGGCTTCTGGAAACTGGAGAAGCGGCTCTATTCCGCTGCACCGGCCTGGCTGCAGGCACCGGCGCGCGGCCTTTTCAAGCTGGCCTACCTCGCCGGCCTGTTGGCTACCGGCCGCAGCCCGGCGGCCTATATCCGTAGCTACAGCGGCAAGCGCGGCATGAACTGGAGCCATGACGTGCATGACTGGCTCGGCGGCCACCCGTATGAATCTGCGGCGCCGGCGGAAGTGCATGATTTCCTGGGGCAACGTGGCTTCCGCCTGGAACGCGAATTCCTCAAGCCGGCACCCGCCCTCGGCCTGCTTGGTTCGCCTTGCGATGAGTATGTTTTCCGCCGGACACCTTGATCTTTGCCCCTGGGGCCGGTACTGCATTTGCTGGCAAAACCCCGCGTGAGGGCCCCGTGACCAACCCGGATTCCAAGCGTTTCGCCCTGATCGGTGCCGCCGGCTATATCGCGCCGCGCCATATGAAGGCCATTCGCGACACCAATAACCAGCTTGTGGCCGCACTCGACCCCAAGGACAGCGTCGGCATCATCGACAGCTATTTCCCAGAGGCCGATTTCTTCATCGAGTTCGAGCGTTTCGACCGCCATATCGACAAGCTGCGCCGTGCCGGCACCGGCGTCGATTATGTGGCTATTTGCTCGCCGAACTATCTGCACGACGCCCATATCCGCTTTGCGCTGCGCAGCGGCGCCAAGGCGATCTGCGAAAAGCCGCTGGTGCTCAATCCCTGGAATATCGACGCCCTGGCGGAAATCGAGAAGGAATCCGGCAGCCGCATTTACAATATCCTGCAGCTCCGCCTGCATCCGGCGATCCAGGCCCTGCGTGCTAAGGTGGCCGCGGCACCGGCCGACCATGTTTTCGATGTTGACCTGACCTACCTCACCTCGCGCGGCCACTGGTATTTCACCAGTTGGAAGGGCGCAAATGACAAGTCTGGCGGTATCGCCACCAATATCGGTGTGCATTTCTTCGATATGCTGGCCTGGGTGTTTGGCAAGCGCCTGGACAGTGTGGTGCATCTGCATCGCCCCGATGCTGCCGCTGG is a genomic window containing:
- a CDS encoding class I SAM-dependent methyltransferase, whose amino-acid sequence is MALDKPPASVDQDHFRFGENWSDFSRHIDPARIAQAEADLARLLPAADIVDRHLLDIGSGSGLSALAALRLGAAAVTAVDLDPDSVATSEATLRRFAPDARWACRKVSVFDLDAAKDGYFDIVHSWGVLHHTGAMWPAIERAASLVAPGGLLILALYRKTPVCGFWKLEKRLYSAAPAWLQAPARGLFKLAYLAGLLATGRSPAAYIRSYSGKRGMNWSHDVHDWLGGHPYESAAPAEVHDFLGQRGFRLEREFLKPAPALGLLGSPCDEYVFRRTP
- a CDS encoding Gfo/Idh/MocA family protein — encoded protein: MTNPDSKRFALIGAAGYIAPRHMKAIRDTNNQLVAALDPKDSVGIIDSYFPEADFFIEFERFDRHIDKLRRAGTGVDYVAICSPNYLHDAHIRFALRSGAKAICEKPLVLNPWNIDALAEIEKESGSRIYNILQLRLHPAIQALRAKVAAAPADHVFDVDLTYLTSRGHWYFTSWKGANDKSGGIATNIGVHFFDMLAWVFGKRLDSVVHLHRPDAAAGLLTYQRARVRWFLSVNAEHLPPAALAAGKRTYRSILIGGEELEFSEGFTDLHTASYQDILSGGGFGLEAARPSIEAVHDIRHAAITPLQNDYHPFCRNVAASS